In one Rhopalosiphum padi isolate XX-2018 chromosome 3, ASM2088224v1, whole genome shotgun sequence genomic region, the following are encoded:
- the LOC132927570 gene encoding uncharacterized protein LOC132927570 isoform X2 — MKLFILSLFVIMAVTVHVQAMPTNDATDAIHQTPEKVQHQLPHKEEMGEKFRKKRCSWFSDPTTTTAGYSDPNFGHPPKAWDPVEPFEKENKYFGTTRSPIRKRDPQHKQFDYGVNDNKFIFDIWKKK; from the exons ATGAAATTATTCATTCTAAGTTTGTTCGTAATTATGGCAGTCACTGTACATGTACAGGCGATGCCGACCAATGATGCAACCGACGCGATTCATCAAACACCAGAAAAAGTACAGCATCAGCTCCCGCATAAAgaag AGATGGGTGAAAAATTCAGAAAGAAGAGGTGCAGTTGGTTCTCAGatccaacaacaacaacagcagggTACAGCGACCCAAATTTTGGTCATCCCCCAAAAGCCTGGGATCCCGTCGAAccatttgaaaaagaaaataaatactttggGACGACACGCAGCCCAATTAGGAAAAGAGATCCACAGCATAAGCAATTTGATTATGGTGTTAATGACAATAAGTTCATATTTgacatttggaaaaaaaaataa